In Calothrix sp. PCC 7507, one DNA window encodes the following:
- a CDS encoding TldD/PmbA family protein — protein sequence MVSENLSQDTLAEQLLELAIKSGAEAAEVYQSRSLSRPVFFEANRLKQLETSQSEGTALRLWRNGRPGLTVAYGAVQAQAMVERSLALSQLNQPESVDLVSNFQPSYPDLGESVPIEVLINWGKEAIALIKDAYPDVLCNSDWECDVENTRLVNTQGLDCHYTDTTLSCYMSAEWVRGDDFLSVSDGQTQRDELQPEKLAQQILQRLIWSRENVVPPSGRVPILFTSKAADMLWTTIQAALNGKHVLEKASPWADRLGKLVVSPSLTVYQDPEAGPYSCPFDDEGCSTTALVFIQNGILEHFYCDRTTGSQLGISTTGNGFRPSLSSYPTPGLFNFLIQPSSASLPDLIEQMDDGLIVDQMLGGGNGISGDFSINIDLGYRVQNGTVTGRIKDTMVAGNIYSALKQLVSLGGDADWNGSCYTPSLIVEGLSTTSRNQ from the coding sequence ACAAGATACACTAGCAGAACAGTTGCTGGAATTAGCGATTAAATCTGGAGCAGAAGCTGCTGAGGTGTATCAGTCGCGATCGCTTTCTCGACCAGTATTTTTTGAGGCCAACCGACTCAAGCAACTGGAAACTAGCCAGTCTGAGGGTACAGCATTGCGGTTGTGGCGAAATGGTCGTCCAGGGCTAACAGTGGCTTATGGGGCTGTGCAAGCGCAAGCAATGGTAGAGCGATCGCTGGCTTTAAGTCAACTAAATCAACCTGAATCGGTGGATTTAGTCAGTAATTTTCAGCCGTCTTACCCTGACTTGGGGGAAAGTGTGCCGATCGAGGTGTTGATCAACTGGGGCAAAGAGGCGATCGCTCTGATTAAAGATGCTTATCCCGATGTACTCTGTAATAGTGATTGGGAATGTGATGTTGAAAACACTAGGCTTGTCAATACCCAAGGTTTAGATTGCCACTACACCGATACTACTCTTAGCTGCTATATGTCAGCCGAATGGGTACGGGGAGATGATTTTTTGAGTGTTTCGGATGGTCAAACCCAAAGGGATGAATTGCAGCCTGAGAAACTAGCTCAACAAATTTTACAGCGGTTAATTTGGTCTAGAGAAAATGTCGTCCCCCCTAGTGGGCGTGTGCCAATTTTATTCACATCCAAAGCAGCTGATATGCTTTGGACTACTATCCAAGCAGCTTTGAATGGTAAGCATGTGCTAGAAAAAGCTTCCCCTTGGGCAGACCGTCTGGGTAAACTAGTAGTCTCCCCCAGTCTCACTGTTTATCAAGATCCGGAAGCTGGCCCTTACAGTTGCCCTTTTGATGATGAAGGCTGTTCTACCACTGCTTTGGTATTTATCCAAAACGGAATTTTAGAGCATTTTTATTGCGATCGCACTACCGGAAGCCAACTGGGTATTAGCACTACTGGAAACGGTTTTCGCCCCAGCTTGAGTAGCTATCCCACACCTGGGTTATTTAATTTTTTGATCCAACCCAGTTCCGCATCACTACCAGATTTGATTGAACAGATGGATGATGGGCTAATTGTGGATCAAATGCTGGGTGGTGGCAATGGAATCTCTGGAGATTTTTCGATCAATATTGATTTGGGCTATCGTGTGCAAAATGGCACAGTTACTGGCCGTATTAAAGATACGATGGTGGCTGGCAATATTTATTCAGCCCTTAAACAATTAGTGAGTCTAGGTGGTGATGCTGATTGGAATGGTTCTTGTTATACTCCTTCTTTGATAGTGGAAGGACTATCCACCACCAGTCGTAATCAGTGA
- a CDS encoding chloride channel protein, whose translation MSLPVLTQRFRSLWQPRRGLAIAEASIIGLVAALSAVFLKVGSGWLGTWRVHSTHFLPAWVALPLVGMSFGFLAGWLVQRFAPEAAGSGIPQVKASLANVPVNLSWRVALIKLLSAIITLGSGLTLGRQGPTVHVGAGLAAGLSRWVPTSPDHRRQMIAAGAGAGLAAAFNAPIAGVLFIVEELLHDLSGLTLGTAIIASFIGGVISRLLGGGSLDLNLKLVQSSSQFSIPEIPFFLLLGILAGLLGALFNLGLVFSIKTYRRLHVSLPLRVALAGLVSGMIVAILPESFRDNTGLREYVITGEANASLVAIAFVAQFILTLLAFGSGAPGGLFAPSLILGSTLGCLVGIGEGHILGDSSPATYALAGMGGFFSAVSKVPITAIVIVFEMTTDFNLVLPLMIVSVTSYLIAEKVVPGSLYEKLLLLNGINLTQEVSVEGILAKLTARDVMQQRVETLDAEMTIDEARLAFARSHHRGFPVVEDNKLVGIVTQSDLLKMRERNLDNDTALREIMTSSPVTVTPIHNLSNVLYLLDRYQISRLPVVERRKLIGIITRADIIRAEADHLNGENATPGLRPEPSYVVYQTRSPNIGRGRLLVTVANPETAATLLQMAAAIARDRHYEIECIQIMLVSRHISPSETPVRTAKSRRLLRQAEVLAKKWKIPIHTQIRVAHDVAQAILEAINERHIDLILMGWKGNTSTPGRIFGNVVDTIIRQATCEVVLVKLGSQHSFHRWLVPMAGGPNARLAVKLLPALVTLGNDPQIRLTRVFKPAELAPDMTVLEQAISQLIRRRKLSSTVIALPVKADSVSQGIINLVKTEGYDVVVLGASREGLLQQAIQGNIPEAIASGVDSTVILVRGAISS comes from the coding sequence ATGTCGCTTCCTGTTCTGACTCAGCGCTTTCGCAGTTTGTGGCAGCCTAGAAGAGGTTTAGCGATCGCAGAAGCTTCGATCATCGGTCTTGTGGCTGCCCTCTCGGCGGTGTTCTTAAAAGTAGGATCGGGATGGTTGGGAACTTGGCGAGTCCATAGTACCCATTTTTTACCAGCATGGGTTGCTCTCCCTTTAGTTGGTATGAGCTTTGGGTTCTTGGCGGGTTGGCTGGTGCAGCGGTTTGCACCAGAAGCAGCTGGTAGTGGTATCCCTCAAGTCAAAGCTTCTCTTGCCAATGTGCCAGTTAACCTATCCTGGCGTGTGGCATTGATCAAATTACTTAGTGCCATTATTACCCTAGGTTCTGGGCTTACCCTCGGACGGCAAGGCCCCACAGTTCATGTCGGGGCAGGTTTAGCAGCAGGGTTGAGTCGCTGGGTGCCCACCTCCCCAGATCATCGACGACAAATGATTGCTGCGGGTGCAGGTGCTGGTTTGGCAGCGGCGTTTAATGCCCCAATTGCCGGTGTATTATTTATCGTTGAGGAATTACTCCACGATTTATCAGGGCTAACTCTGGGAACCGCCATCATCGCCTCATTTATTGGCGGGGTAATATCCCGGTTATTGGGTGGTGGTAGTTTAGACCTGAATCTGAAATTGGTACAGTCTTCTAGTCAATTCTCAATTCCAGAAATCCCCTTTTTTCTGTTATTGGGAATCTTGGCGGGTTTGCTGGGTGCATTGTTTAATTTGGGACTAGTTTTCAGTATCAAAACTTATCGCCGATTACACGTCAGTTTACCGCTGCGGGTGGCGTTAGCTGGTTTAGTTTCCGGTATGATTGTGGCTATACTCCCCGAATCTTTCCGTGATAATACAGGTTTAAGGGAGTATGTGATTACTGGTGAAGCTAACGCTTCTTTAGTAGCGATCGCTTTTGTCGCTCAGTTTATTCTCACTCTTTTAGCATTTGGTTCCGGCGCACCAGGGGGACTATTTGCTCCCAGTCTCATTTTGGGTTCTACTCTAGGTTGTTTGGTAGGTATTGGTGAAGGCCACATCTTGGGAGATAGTTCCCCTGCAACCTACGCTTTAGCCGGAATGGGGGGATTTTTTAGTGCCGTTTCTAAAGTGCCAATTACAGCCATTGTGATTGTGTTCGAGATGACTACAGATTTCAATCTAGTATTACCTTTGATGATTGTTTCTGTGACATCTTATTTGATAGCGGAGAAGGTGGTTCCAGGTTCGCTGTATGAAAAACTTTTGCTCTTAAATGGCATCAACCTCACCCAAGAAGTATCTGTAGAGGGAATATTAGCAAAATTAACTGCTAGAGATGTAATGCAGCAACGGGTAGAAACTCTAGATGCAGAGATGACTATAGATGAAGCAAGACTTGCATTTGCCCGTTCCCATCATCGCGGCTTCCCAGTAGTGGAAGACAACAAACTAGTGGGGATTGTGACGCAATCAGATTTACTGAAAATGCGTGAACGCAACCTAGACAACGATACCGCCTTACGGGAAATTATGACCAGCAGTCCCGTGACGGTGACACCAATCCACAATTTGAGTAATGTACTATATTTGCTCGATCGCTATCAAATTAGTCGCTTACCAGTCGTAGAAAGGCGAAAATTAATTGGAATTATTACCCGCGCAGATATTATTCGTGCCGAAGCAGATCATCTGAATGGTGAAAATGCTACCCCAGGTCTACGTCCAGAACCTTCTTATGTAGTTTATCAAACGCGATCGCCCAATATTGGCAGAGGCAGATTATTAGTCACAGTGGCGAATCCGGAAACAGCGGCTACCCTCTTACAAATGGCCGCAGCAATTGCTCGCGATCGCCATTATGAAATTGAATGTATACAAATAATGCTGGTATCGCGCCACATTTCCCCGTCCGAAACCCCAGTCAGAACGGCAAAAAGCCGCCGCTTGTTACGACAAGCAGAAGTCTTGGCGAAAAAATGGAAAATTCCCATACATACACAAATTAGAGTAGCTCATGATGTCGCCCAAGCCATTTTAGAAGCAATCAACGAACGACACATCGACCTGATTTTAATGGGTTGGAAAGGTAACACATCTACCCCGGGACGGATTTTTGGCAATGTTGTCGATACGATTATTCGCCAAGCTACCTGTGAGGTTGTATTAGTAAAGTTAGGTAGTCAACACTCGTTCCATCGTTGGTTAGTACCAATGGCTGGCGGGCCAAATGCGCGATTGGCAGTTAAATTACTCCCGGCTTTGGTGACATTGGGAAATGATCCGCAAATTCGCCTCACACGGGTGTTTAAGCCTGCTGAATTAGCGCCAGATATGACAGTTTTAGAACAAGCAATCAGCCAGCTAATCCGCCGTCGCAAATTGTCCAGTACTGTAATTGCACTGCCAGTCAAAGCCGATTCTGTTTCTCAAGGAATAATTAACCTCGTGAAAACCGAAGGTTACGACGTAGTAGTTTTAGGCGCTTCTCGTGAGGGATTATTGCAACAAGCGATTCAAGGTAATATTCCCGAAGCGATCGCCTCTGGTGTAGATAGTACAGTTATTTTGGTGAGGGGTGCGATTAGTAGTTGA
- a CDS encoding type II toxin-antitoxin system VapC family toxin, with protein sequence MFRQCVSPKINQFSSLLTVINFDENAAEEFGKIHAELKPIGKPTGVLDAVIAAVAHSRGDILVTNNTRHFINISALQLENLLAE encoded by the coding sequence TTGTTTCGTCAATGCGTAAGTCCTAAAATTAATCAATTTAGTAGTTTATTAACAGTAATAAATTTTGACGAAAATGCGGCTGAGGAGTTTGGTAAGATTCACGCTGAGTTAAAGCCAATAGGTAAACCAACTGGTGTATTAGATGCAGTCATCGCAGCAGTAGCTCATTCTCGTGGAGATATTTTAGTAACTAACAATACTCGTCATTTTATCAATATTTCGGCGCTGCAGTTAGAAAACTTGTTGGCTGAATAA
- a CDS encoding transposase — protein sequence MLSEPKHGGCSRLAEILGDVSHDSVNRFLLRERYEPKDLFDIVREIINLEGGILSVDDTVIEKLYSEPKYAELIGYFWSGKYHKAIKGLNLITLYYSDIHGNSVPINYRIYDKKEGRTKNDYFQEMLIEVIDWGVKPRLVTGDSWYSGVENLKFLRNQKLGFLFGVEKNRTVSNEPGKYCHVSSLELPEQGLVTHLREFGFIKLFRKDFKKEDSRHYILYLPDKEALQQITRSEFVTIHDTHWGIESFHRAIKQVCGICRFMVRDSHAIKTHIFCSLQAFVRLEKMRSENIINNWYEVQRNLFTKVIREYVLDNLSAVCAD from the coding sequence TTGCTATCGGAGCCAAAGCATGGAGGGTGCAGTCGGTTAGCAGAAATCTTGGGAGATGTTTCACATGATAGTGTGAACAGATTTTTGTTGAGAGAAAGATACGAGCCAAAAGATTTATTCGACATTGTCAGAGAAATAATCAATTTAGAAGGAGGTATTTTAAGCGTTGATGACACAGTAATAGAAAAGCTATACAGCGAACCAAAATACGCAGAATTAATTGGATATTTTTGGTCAGGGAAATACCATAAGGCGATTAAAGGATTAAATTTAATCACACTGTATTACAGCGACATACATGGGAATTCAGTCCCAATAAATTACAGAATATATGACAAAAAGGAGGGGAGAACCAAGAACGATTATTTCCAAGAAATGCTGATTGAAGTGATTGATTGGGGTGTAAAACCAAGACTAGTGACAGGAGATAGTTGGTACTCAGGAGTAGAAAACTTAAAGTTTTTAAGAAACCAGAAATTGGGTTTTCTATTTGGTGTTGAGAAGAACAGAACTGTATCTAATGAACCAGGAAAGTATTGCCATGTAAGCAGTTTAGAGCTTCCTGAGCAAGGGTTAGTCACGCATCTGAGAGAATTTGGATTTATCAAGTTGTTTAGGAAGGACTTCAAAAAAGAAGACTCTAGGCACTATATATTGTATCTACCAGATAAAGAAGCTCTCCAACAAATAACCAGAAGTGAATTTGTGACAATTCATGATACTCATTGGGGAATTGAAAGTTTTCATAGAGCCATCAAACAAGTATGTGGAATTTGTCGATTCATGGTTAGAGATAGCCACGCAATCAAAACACATATATTTTGCTCGCTTCAAGCATTTGTTCGTTTAGAAAAAATGCGCTCTGAAAATATCATTAACAATTGGTATGAAGTCCAAAGGAATCTATTCACAAAAGTTATTCGTGAATATGTTTTGGATAATTTGAGCGCTGTTTGTGCTGATTGA
- a CDS encoding GUN4 domain-containing protein, with protein sequence MNQPQFDVFLAHNSLDKPQVRVVAAALKLRGLEVWIDEEQISPGQIFQVEIQKAIQKVKTAVIFIGKQGLGRWQTIELPTLYSQFMQAENVTTVIPVLLPDVKEIPKDLLFLTQHHWVSFANGIDDVEALYQLEWGITGRKPERKTQPISQPIQPVIPSDDLSSEKGVDYRRLRDLLAAGKWKEADEETLVVMLKASGREKEGWLNVESINNFPCTDLRTIDQLWVKHSNGRFGFSVQKRIWESVGGTPDADYEIYRKFGEAVGWRVNEEWINYPREVIFNTSAAKGHLPLKNCFGNDFWDVLRDNLFSRVETCEV encoded by the coding sequence ATGAATCAACCGCAATTTGATGTCTTCCTAGCTCACAATAGTTTGGATAAGCCACAAGTGAGAGTCGTAGCAGCTGCATTGAAGCTGCGCGGTCTGGAGGTGTGGATAGATGAAGAGCAAATTTCTCCTGGACAAATTTTTCAAGTTGAGATTCAAAAGGCAATTCAGAAGGTTAAAACTGCTGTTATTTTTATTGGAAAACAAGGTTTGGGTAGATGGCAAACTATAGAGTTACCGACACTTTATAGTCAGTTTATGCAGGCAGAGAATGTCACTACTGTAATTCCTGTATTGCTACCTGATGTTAAGGAAATACCAAAAGATTTACTCTTTCTTACACAGCATCATTGGGTAAGTTTTGCTAATGGAATAGATGATGTTGAAGCTTTGTACCAATTAGAGTGGGGTATAACTGGACGCAAGCCAGAGCGAAAAACACAGCCTATCTCTCAGCCGATTCAACCCGTTATTCCATCTGATGACCTCAGTTCTGAGAAGGGAGTAGACTACAGGCGATTGCGCGATTTGCTAGCAGCAGGGAAGTGGAAAGAAGCAGATGAGGAAACTCTAGTTGTCATGCTCAAGGCATCTGGCAGAGAAAAGGAAGGTTGGCTGAATGTTGAATCTATCAATAATTTTCCCTGCACTGATTTACGCACCATTGACCAACTTTGGGTAAAACACAGCAACGGGCGTTTCGGCTTTAGTGTGCAAAAGCGTATCTGGGAGAGCGTCGGGGGAACTCCAGATGCTGATTATGAAATATACCGTAAGTTTGGTGAGGCTGTGGGATGGAGAGTAAACGAAGAGTGGATTAACTACCCGAGAGAAGTAATTTTTAATACTTCAGCAGCCAAGGGACATCTCCCCTTAAAGAATTGTTTTGGGAATGATTTTTGGGATGTATTAAGAGATAATCTCTTCTCTCGTGTCGAGACTTGTGAAGTCTAA
- a CDS encoding serine/threonine-protein kinase has protein sequence MRCCLNPDCSNPQNPDDNQYCESCNTPLIPLLRGRYRVIKVLSDEGGFGRTYLAEDVDKLNEWCVVKQFAPKIQETSALKKAIELFKEEAKQLQKLGEHPQIPTLLAYFEQDNYLFLVQQFIDGHNLLQELQQGITYNEAKILDLLLDLLPILQFIHDRGVIHRDIKPQNIIRRQSDGRLVLIDFGSSKQLTATVQTQIGTTIGSHGYTPMEQMQDGEAYPASDLFSLGTTCFHLLTGIRPSKLWMQHGYSWVSAWRQHFSNSGYVGGSLSGHLSQVLDNLLEIDIQQRYQSVDEVIKDLTNQPLLPPTPATLLTVSSTTERLFRKNRLLVYVAILLLGFGGVWYLQSRSQIITNRTQENTPAPSTLKGHASDVNSVAFAPDGITLASGSDDRTIKLWNLATVKQIRTLTGHSRWVWAIAFSPDGKTLASGSADKTIKLWNIATGKEIRTLVGHSQGIASVTFSPDGKTLASGSLDKKIKLWNLATGTEIRTLEGHSQAVAAISFSPDGKTLASGSWDKKIKLWNLATGKEIRTLEGHSGLVLAVAFSPDGINLASGSKDKTIKLWNLVTGEAIRTLKGHTDKVNSVAYLPKSGDNKNQNTILISGSNDNTVKLWNLETGKEIRTLKRDSGYIYSVAVSADGKTIASGGSADNIIKIWRMP, from the coding sequence ATGCGCTGCTGCCTGAATCCCGATTGCTCAAATCCGCAAAATCCTGATGACAACCAGTATTGTGAAAGTTGCAATACACCATTAATACCACTATTGAGGGGTCGTTATCGTGTCATTAAAGTACTATCTGATGAAGGCGGATTTGGCAGAACCTATCTAGCGGAGGATGTCGATAAGCTCAATGAATGGTGTGTTGTCAAGCAATTTGCCCCTAAAATTCAGGAAACTTCCGCTTTAAAGAAGGCAATTGAGCTATTTAAAGAAGAAGCGAAACAACTACAGAAATTGGGAGAACATCCCCAAATTCCTACACTTTTAGCTTATTTTGAACAAGATAATTATCTATTTTTGGTGCAGCAGTTTATCGATGGACACAATTTACTCCAAGAATTGCAACAAGGGATAACTTACAACGAAGCCAAAATTCTCGACCTTTTGCTGGATTTGCTCCCCATCCTCCAGTTTATCCACGATCGCGGTGTGATTCATCGGGATATCAAGCCACAGAATATCATTCGTCGTCAAAGTGATGGGCGGCTAGTGCTGATTGACTTTGGCTCCTCAAAGCAGCTGACAGCAACAGTGCAAACTCAAATCGGCACAACGATTGGCTCACATGGTTACACCCCGATGGAACAGATGCAGGATGGCGAAGCTTATCCAGCCAGTGATTTGTTCAGTTTGGGTACCACTTGCTTTCACCTCCTCACAGGGATTCGTCCATCAAAACTGTGGATGCAACACGGCTATAGTTGGGTTTCTGCTTGGCGACAACATTTTAGTAATTCAGGTTATGTTGGGGGTTCTCTGTCTGGACATTTGAGTCAGGTTTTGGACAATCTGTTAGAAATAGATATTCAACAGCGTTATCAATCGGTGGATGAAGTCATCAAAGACTTGACAAATCAGCCATTATTACCACCAACACCTGCGACTCTACTAACAGTCTCATCAACTACCGAAAGGCTATTCCGCAAAAATCGACTGTTAGTCTATGTTGCCATTTTGCTGCTGGGATTCGGAGGAGTTTGGTATTTACAATCTCGCTCCCAGATAATTACTAACAGGACTCAAGAAAACACTCCAGCGCCTAGCACCCTTAAAGGACATGCTAGCGATGTGAATTCCGTAGCTTTTGCACCCGATGGTATTACCTTAGCTAGTGGCAGTGACGATCGCACAATCAAACTCTGGAATCTAGCCACAGTCAAGCAAATTCGCACCTTAACAGGTCATTCTAGATGGGTTTGGGCGATCGCTTTCTCTCCCGATGGCAAAACCCTCGCTAGCGGTAGTGCAGACAAGACAATCAAGTTGTGGAATATAGCAACTGGCAAGGAAATCCGCACCTTAGTAGGGCATTCTCAAGGCATTGCATCTGTCACCTTCAGCCCTGACGGCAAAACCCTTGCTAGTGGCAGCTTGGACAAGAAAATTAAACTATGGAATTTGGCGACGGGAACAGAAATCCGCACATTAGAAGGACATTCTCAGGCTGTTGCAGCTATATCCTTCAGTCCTGATGGCAAAACTCTTGCCAGTGGCAGTTGGGACAAGAAAATTAAACTGTGGAATTTGGCGACGGGAAAAGAAATCCGTACCTTAGAAGGACATTCCGGCTTAGTTCTTGCTGTCGCTTTCTCTCCCGATGGCATCAACCTTGCCAGTGGTAGCAAAGACAAAACAATCAAATTGTGGAATCTGGTAACGGGAGAGGCTATTCGCACTCTCAAAGGACATACAGACAAGGTTAATTCTGTTGCTTATTTGCCAAAATCAGGCGACAACAAAAATCAAAATACTATCCTTATTAGTGGCAGTAACGATAATACTGTGAAACTATGGAATCTCGAAACAGGAAAGGAAATTCGGACTTTAAAGCGAGATTCTGGCTACATTTATTCTGTCGCTGTTAGTGCCGATGGAAAAACTATTGCTAGTGGTGGTAGTGCTGATAATATTATTAAGATTTGGCGGATGCCTTAG
- a CDS encoding PPC domain-containing protein has product MVRKNNKKYRFKFKLAIILSISGSLLLANHILPISALENPESFEKFRIAKTPDEREPEAVQQGIEQIPASQPTTSPQRNQQIDSPIPARISPNTINSVPTPQPTDSGNNSRTSKPPENANPTSNPSEGSPEPRPSRPIDSNPNPGNERSNPPRQRSRQPGKSPTIEVTPVSPAKVFSYREINFVDIAFGILGKGDFNSQGRYFHFYQFKGQENQLIQIRLIGSGDQRRSNNLSLNPFMFLLDPDNNVIVKRGSAAPNGETKDAFIFVRLPANGTYTIAVTSRNPGDTGRYSLALRNDRASYSIDESTELTDKSLTLKQNSSAYNVSKFQGKKDQLVSIRVDSLWETFSPYLVLLDSQGNRIATDNSKDGKYSALIDRAKLPKDDTYYVVVISASPQERGRYRLTIF; this is encoded by the coding sequence ATGGTAAGGAAAAACAACAAAAAATATCGGTTTAAATTTAAATTAGCGATTATTCTTTCTATTAGTGGCAGTTTGCTGCTGGCAAATCATATTCTGCCTATCAGTGCTTTAGAAAACCCAGAATCATTTGAAAAATTCAGAATTGCCAAAACACCAGATGAGAGGGAACCAGAAGCAGTACAACAAGGAATTGAACAAATCCCAGCCTCGCAACCAACTACATCTCCACAACGCAACCAGCAGATTGATTCACCCATACCTGCGCGGATATCGCCTAACACCATAAATTCTGTTCCCACTCCTCAGCCTACAGATAGTGGCAATAATTCCAGAACGTCTAAACCACCTGAAAATGCCAATCCTACCTCCAATCCTTCAGAAGGTAGCCCTGAACCTAGACCTTCTAGACCTATAGATTCTAATCCAAATCCTGGAAATGAGCGCTCTAATCCTCCCCGCCAGCGCAGTCGTCAACCAGGTAAAAGCCCCACTATTGAAGTTACACCTGTTTCTCCAGCCAAAGTTTTTAGTTACAGAGAGATTAACTTTGTAGATATCGCATTTGGTATTTTGGGTAAGGGTGATTTTAATTCTCAAGGTAGATACTTTCATTTCTACCAGTTTAAAGGTCAAGAAAACCAACTGATCCAAATCAGACTTATTGGCAGCGGGGATCAACGCCGCTCTAATAATTTGAGTTTAAATCCTTTCATGTTTCTCCTCGATCCTGATAATAATGTGATTGTCAAACGAGGTAGTGCAGCACCAAATGGTGAAACGAAAGATGCATTTATTTTTGTGCGATTGCCTGCAAATGGTACTTATACTATTGCTGTAACTAGCCGTAATCCTGGAGACACTGGACGTTATAGTCTGGCTCTGAGAAATGATAGAGCCAGCTATAGTATAGACGAATCCACTGAACTAACTGACAAAAGTCTCACCCTGAAACAAAATAGTAGTGCTTACAATGTTTCCAAGTTTCAAGGGAAAAAGGATCAGCTGGTTAGTATTCGTGTGGATAGTCTTTGGGAAACTTTTTCTCCTTATCTCGTCTTGTTAGATTCTCAAGGAAACAGAATTGCCACAGATAACTCCAAAGATGGTAAATACAGTGCTTTAATTGATCGAGCCAAGCTACCTAAGGATGATACTTACTATGTAGTGGTAATTTCCGCTAGTCCACAGGAACGTGGTAGATACCGTTTGACCATTTTCTAA